One Mycobacterium kubicae genomic window carries:
- a CDS encoding SDR family oxidoreductase, with amino-acid sequence MHSTLMQGRTVLVTGVGVGLGKEVAAAHLDAGANVVIGARSADRLAVFAKELDPTGERILAHRADITDDTSCEELVRAAVQRFGALHAVVQVAAYEDAWGGLFDSQLPNWTKAFDTNVVGALRLLRAAVPALKDAGGGSIVFIGTQSSFKPALPQAGYSASKGALLTTMHYLADELGPDNIRVNTVIPGWMWGPNVEMFVDYRAKSEKKTRDDVLGEITGTFPLRRMAEDREVADATVFFASDLSRAITNQHLMVNCGDLSR; translated from the coding sequence GTGCATTCCACCCTGATGCAGGGCCGTACCGTCTTGGTCACCGGAGTCGGCGTCGGACTGGGCAAAGAAGTCGCCGCCGCGCACCTCGACGCAGGCGCCAACGTGGTCATCGGTGCCCGCTCGGCGGATCGGCTGGCCGTTTTCGCCAAGGAGCTCGACCCTACCGGTGAGCGCATCCTTGCCCACCGCGCCGACATCACCGACGACACCTCGTGTGAGGAATTGGTCCGCGCAGCGGTTCAGCGCTTCGGCGCCCTGCACGCCGTGGTCCAGGTCGCCGCCTATGAAGACGCCTGGGGCGGGCTGTTCGACAGCCAGCTGCCGAACTGGACTAAAGCCTTCGACACCAACGTCGTCGGTGCGCTACGGCTGCTGCGCGCTGCGGTGCCCGCCCTTAAAGACGCCGGAGGCGGCTCGATCGTGTTCATCGGCACCCAATCGTCGTTCAAACCCGCCCTGCCGCAAGCCGGGTACTCGGCGAGCAAGGGCGCGTTGTTGACCACCATGCACTACCTCGCCGACGAACTGGGCCCAGACAACATCCGCGTCAACACCGTCATCCCCGGCTGGATGTGGGGCCCCAACGTGGAGATGTTCGTCGATTACCGCGCGAAATCGGAGAAGAAAACCCGCGACGACGTCCTCGGCGAGATCACCGGCACATTCCCGCTGCGCAGGATGGCCGAAGACCGCGAGGTGGCTGACGCCACAGTGTTTTTCGCCTCCGATCTCTCCCGAGCCATCACCAATCAACATCTCATGGTCAACTGCGGCGATCTGTCGCGATGA
- a CDS encoding DJ-1/PfpI family protein gives MQVAIPLFPRFTALDAIGPYEVLQRVPSVEVVFLGHRRGEVRTENGMLGVCCDATFDEIQAPDVVVFPGGIGTRVLLEDEVIRAWLTAVHPRTTFTTSVCSGALMLAAAGLLDGLTATTHWGAAELLNTLGAHYVPDRVVEHLPERIITAAGVSSGIDMALRLVELLFDREAAQASQLLIEYDPQPPFDSGALAKADAATKARAAAFQRSRK, from the coding sequence ATGCAGGTTGCGATCCCGCTCTTCCCGCGGTTCACCGCACTGGACGCCATCGGGCCTTACGAAGTGCTGCAACGGGTTCCGTCGGTCGAGGTGGTGTTCCTGGGCCATCGGCGGGGCGAGGTCCGCACCGAGAACGGGATGCTCGGTGTCTGCTGTGATGCCACGTTCGACGAGATCCAGGCACCAGATGTGGTGGTCTTCCCCGGCGGCATCGGAACCCGGGTGCTGCTCGAAGACGAGGTCATCCGCGCGTGGCTGACCGCCGTACACCCACGCACCACCTTCACCACGTCGGTATGCAGCGGCGCGCTGATGCTTGCCGCCGCCGGCCTGCTCGACGGGCTTACCGCCACCACGCACTGGGGGGCGGCTGAACTTCTCAACACGTTGGGCGCGCACTACGTGCCCGACCGTGTCGTCGAGCACCTACCCGAACGGATCATCACCGCCGCAGGCGTCTCCAGCGGCATCGACATGGCCCTGCGGTTGGTGGAGCTGCTGTTCGACCGGGAGGCAGCCCAGGCCAGCCAGCTGCTGATCGAATACGACCCGCAGCCGCCGTTCGACTCCGGCGCGCTCGCCAAAGCCGACGCGGCCACCAAGGCGAGGGCCGCGGCGTTTCAACGCTCCCGCAAATGA
- a CDS encoding dihydrodipicolinate reductase, whose product MAKRIVLWGTGFVGRMVLTEALKHPEFDVVGVGVSSPAKVGQDAATICGLDQPTGIIATDDVDTLIALEPDALVHYGPTAAHADDNIALISRFLHAGIDVCSTAMTPWVWPAMTLNPPTWIEPIETACEEGGAACFTTGIDPGFANDLFPMTLMGLCSEVKLVRASELLDYTNYEGDYEFEMGIGREPEFSPLLENPDILIMAWGATVPMIAAAAGIELDEITTTWEKWTTPTERKTVKGVIDAGKVAAVRFTINGIYQGQTRIQLEHVNRIGEDAAPDWPSGNQNDVYRVDIEGTPSISQETAFRFTDGSGRDAAAAGCLSTGLRALNAVAAVNDLPPGWVTALDLPLIPGRGTIR is encoded by the coding sequence ATGGCAAAACGAATCGTCTTGTGGGGCACCGGCTTCGTCGGGCGCATGGTGCTCACCGAAGCCCTCAAACACCCCGAATTCGACGTCGTGGGCGTCGGGGTCAGCAGCCCGGCGAAGGTCGGCCAAGACGCCGCCACGATCTGCGGATTGGATCAACCGACCGGCATCATCGCCACCGACGACGTCGACACACTCATCGCGCTAGAACCCGACGCACTCGTGCACTACGGGCCCACCGCCGCACACGCCGACGACAACATCGCACTCATCAGTCGCTTCCTGCACGCCGGTATCGACGTCTGCTCCACGGCCATGACGCCGTGGGTGTGGCCGGCCATGACACTGAACCCGCCCACCTGGATCGAACCCATCGAAACCGCGTGCGAAGAAGGCGGTGCTGCCTGCTTCACCACCGGCATCGACCCCGGCTTCGCCAACGACCTATTCCCCATGACGCTGATGGGCCTGTGCTCGGAAGTCAAGCTGGTTCGCGCCTCCGAACTGCTCGACTACACCAACTACGAAGGGGATTACGAGTTCGAGATGGGCATCGGGCGCGAGCCCGAATTCAGCCCGCTCCTGGAAAACCCCGACATTCTCATCATGGCTTGGGGCGCCACCGTGCCCATGATCGCCGCCGCCGCCGGTATCGAACTCGACGAGATCACCACCACGTGGGAGAAATGGACGACACCCACCGAGCGCAAGACTGTCAAAGGCGTCATCGACGCCGGCAAGGTTGCGGCCGTCCGCTTCACCATCAACGGAATCTACCAAGGCCAGACCCGCATCCAACTCGAACACGTCAACCGCATCGGTGAAGACGCCGCACCCGATTGGCCCTCAGGAAACCAGAACGATGTCTACCGCGTCGACATCGAAGGCACGCCCAGCATCTCGCAAGAAACAGCGTTCCGGTTCACCGACGGCTCCGGACGCGACGCCGCCGCAGCCGGATGCCTGTCGACAGGTCTCCGCGCACTCAACGCCGTCGCCGCCGTCAACGACCTACCCCCAGGCTGGGTCACCGCACTCGACCTGCCGCTCATACCGGGTCGTGGCACCATCCGTTGA
- the rplI gene encoding 50S ribosomal protein L9, which produces MKLILTADVDHLGTVGDTVEVKDGYGRNYLLPRGLAIVASRGAQKQADEIRRARETKTVRDREHASEIKTAIEALGSVALPVKTAGDSGKLFGSVTAGDVVSAIKKAGGPNLDKRIVRLPKSHIKSVGTHPVVVHLHPEIDVELSLDVVAES; this is translated from the coding sequence ATGAAGCTGATACTGACGGCTGACGTCGACCACCTCGGTACCGTCGGCGACACTGTTGAAGTCAAGGACGGTTACGGCCGCAACTACCTGCTACCGCGCGGGTTGGCGATCGTCGCCTCCCGGGGCGCCCAGAAGCAGGCCGATGAAATCCGCCGGGCCCGCGAAACCAAGACCGTGCGCGACCGTGAGCACGCCAGCGAGATCAAGACCGCGATCGAGGCGCTCGGGTCGGTGGCGCTGCCGGTCAAGACCGCGGGTGACTCCGGCAAGCTATTCGGCTCGGTGACCGCCGGTGATGTCGTCAGCGCCATCAAGAAGGCGGGCGGCCCCAACCTCGACAAGCGCATCGTGCGACTGCCCAAATCGCACATCAAGAGCGTGGGCACCCATCCGGTCGTGGTTCACCTGCATCCGGAGATCGACGTCGAACTCTCGCTCGACGTCGTCGCAGAAAGCTAA
- a CDS encoding single-stranded DNA-binding protein has translation MAGDTTITVVGNLTADPELRFTPSGAAVANFTVASTPRIYDRQSGEWKDGEALFLRCNIWREAAENVAESLTRGSRVIVTGRLKQRSFETREGEKRTVVEVEVEEIGPSLRYATAKVNKASRSGGGGGGFGGGGGSRQGSSAPAGGGSGDDPWGSAPASGSFAGGDDEPPF, from the coding sequence ATGGCTGGTGACACCACCATCACCGTCGTGGGAAACCTGACCGCTGATCCCGAACTACGGTTCACGCCCTCGGGTGCGGCGGTGGCGAACTTCACCGTCGCGTCCACGCCACGCATCTACGACCGACAAAGCGGTGAATGGAAGGACGGCGAGGCGCTGTTCCTGCGGTGCAACATCTGGCGTGAGGCCGCCGAGAACGTGGCCGAAAGCCTCACTCGTGGCTCGCGGGTGATCGTCACCGGCCGACTCAAGCAACGGTCCTTCGAAACCCGCGAGGGCGAGAAGCGCACCGTCGTCGAGGTGGAAGTCGAGGAAATCGGGCCGTCGCTGCGCTACGCCACTGCCAAGGTCAACAAGGCCAGCCGTAGCGGCGGCGGAGGCGGCGGCTTCGGCGGCGGCGGTGGCTCTCGCCAGGGTTCGTCGGCGCCGGCCGGCGGCGGCTCCGGTGACGACCCATGGGGCAGCGCCCCGGCGTCGGGCTCCTTCGCCGGTGGTGACGACGAACCGCCCTTCTAA
- a CDS encoding replicative DNA helicase encodes MAVVDDLPHPGMDSAPPSEDFGRQPPQDLAAEQSVLGGMLLSKDAIADVLERLRPGDFYRPAHQNVYDAILDLYGRGEPADAVTVAAELDRRGLLRRIGGAPYLHTLISTVPTAANAGYYAGIVAEKALLRRLVEAGTRVVQYGYAGADGADVAEIVDRAQAEIYDVADRRTSEDFVPLEDLLQPTMDEIDAIASNGGISRGVPTGFTELDEVTNGLHPGQMVIVAARPGVGKALALDTPLPTPTGWTTMGDVAVGDELLDADGAPTRVLATTDVMLGRPCYEIEFSDGTSIVADAQHLWPTGYGIRTSAQLRSGLDTIAPAGSVGRHVAVMAPALQIVSARRVPSVAVRCIEVDNAAHLYLAGPGMIPTHNSTLGLDFMRSCSIKHRMASVIFSLEMSKSEIVMRLLSAEAKIKLGDMRSGRMTDDDWTRLARRMSEISEAPLYIDDSPNLTMMEIRAKARRLRQKANLKLVVVDYLQLMTSGKKVESRQIEVSEFSRHLKLLAKELEVPVVAISQLNRGPEQRTDKKPMLSDLRESGCLTAATRILRADNGTEVTFGELMRTGERPLVWSLDDQLRMVARPMTNVFPSGHKEVFRLRLASGREVEATGNHPFMKLEGWTALEQLNIGDRIAAPRRVPAPVDTQRMDDAEVILLAHMIGDGSCVKRQPIRYASVDEANLVAVTVSAAHFGVTAVRDEYPAARVTTLRLPAPERLTHGRRNPIATWLDDLGLFGKRSYEKFVPEAVFRAPNDQVALFLRHLWATDGSVRWDAKAGQGRIYYASTSRRLIDDVAQLLLRVGVFARIKRAPKLGYRDSWHLLVYGAENQARFLRHVGVHGVKSVAAQEVLSHIGGMVRNPNQDTVPAGVWQQIRKLLSDKQLTHRQFATAMGTQFCGSTMWKHAPSRSRLHRAAAILADRDIHAFATSDVYWDTVVEITSIGEQDVYDGTVDGTHNFVADGISVHNSLEQDADMVILLNRPDAFDRDDPRGGEADLILAKHRNGPTKTVTVAHQLHLSRFANMAR; translated from the coding sequence ATGGCGGTTGTCGATGACCTGCCGCACCCGGGGATGGATTCAGCCCCGCCGAGTGAAGACTTCGGCCGTCAGCCGCCGCAGGACCTCGCCGCAGAGCAGTCGGTGCTGGGCGGGATGCTGCTGAGCAAGGACGCGATCGCTGACGTGCTGGAGCGGTTGCGCCCCGGTGACTTCTATCGCCCGGCTCACCAGAACGTGTACGACGCGATCTTGGATTTGTACGGGCGCGGGGAACCGGCGGATGCGGTGACCGTGGCCGCCGAACTGGATCGCCGTGGGCTGCTGCGCCGAATCGGCGGTGCGCCGTATCTGCACACGTTGATTTCCACGGTGCCAACGGCTGCCAATGCCGGCTACTACGCCGGCATCGTCGCCGAGAAGGCGCTGCTGCGTCGTCTGGTGGAGGCCGGCACCCGGGTGGTGCAATACGGTTACGCCGGGGCCGACGGTGCCGACGTTGCTGAGATCGTCGACCGCGCCCAGGCCGAGATATACGATGTCGCCGATCGGCGGACGTCGGAAGACTTTGTGCCGCTTGAGGATCTACTGCAGCCCACGATGGACGAGATCGACGCCATCGCGTCGAACGGCGGGATCTCGCGTGGGGTTCCGACGGGTTTCACCGAGTTGGACGAGGTCACCAACGGGCTGCACCCGGGGCAGATGGTCATCGTCGCGGCCCGGCCGGGTGTGGGGAAGGCGCTCGCGTTGGACACGCCGCTGCCCACGCCGACCGGCTGGACGACGATGGGCGACGTGGCCGTCGGCGATGAACTGCTGGACGCCGACGGCGCACCAACCCGGGTCCTCGCGACAACTGACGTCATGCTGGGCCGCCCGTGCTACGAGATCGAGTTCTCCGACGGCACCAGCATCGTCGCCGACGCCCAGCATCTATGGCCTACCGGATACGGCATCCGGACGTCGGCTCAGTTGCGCAGCGGCCTGGATACCATCGCCCCGGCCGGATCCGTCGGCCGTCATGTCGCAGTCATGGCGCCAGCGCTGCAGATTGTTTCAGCACGTCGTGTGCCCAGTGTCGCGGTGCGTTGCATTGAAGTCGATAACGCCGCTCATCTGTACTTGGCCGGCCCTGGAATGATCCCCACCCACAACTCCACGCTCGGCTTGGATTTCATGCGGTCATGCTCGATCAAGCACCGCATGGCCAGCGTCATCTTTTCGTTGGAGATGAGTAAGTCCGAGATTGTGATGCGGCTGCTGTCGGCGGAAGCGAAAATCAAACTCGGCGATATGCGTTCGGGCCGGATGACTGATGACGACTGGACGCGGCTGGCGCGGCGGATGAGCGAAATCAGCGAGGCGCCGCTGTATATCGACGACTCACCGAACCTGACCATGATGGAGATCCGCGCCAAAGCGCGTCGGCTGCGGCAGAAGGCCAACCTTAAACTAGTCGTCGTCGACTATCTGCAGTTGATGACCTCAGGCAAGAAGGTCGAGTCGCGACAGATCGAAGTCTCTGAGTTCTCCAGGCATCTCAAACTTTTGGCCAAAGAGCTCGAGGTACCGGTGGTGGCAATCAGCCAGCTGAACCGTGGCCCCGAGCAGCGGACCGACAAGAAGCCCATGTTATCCGACCTTCGCGAGTCCGGCTGCCTGACCGCCGCCACCCGAATCCTGCGCGCCGACAACGGGACCGAAGTCACCTTTGGTGAGCTAATGCGCACCGGTGAGCGTCCGCTGGTCTGGTCACTGGACGACCAGCTGCGCATGGTCGCGCGGCCGATGACGAACGTCTTCCCGAGCGGGCACAAGGAGGTGTTCCGGCTCCGCCTGGCCTCCGGGCGCGAGGTCGAGGCGACGGGCAACCACCCTTTCATGAAGCTCGAAGGGTGGACTGCCTTGGAACAGCTCAACATCGGCGACCGAATCGCGGCGCCTCGTCGGGTACCCGCACCGGTGGACACGCAGCGCATGGATGACGCTGAGGTCATCCTGCTCGCGCACATGATCGGCGATGGATCGTGCGTGAAGCGTCAGCCGATCCGCTACGCGTCGGTGGACGAGGCCAACCTCGTCGCGGTCACGGTGTCCGCCGCGCACTTCGGTGTGACCGCCGTTCGGGACGAGTACCCCGCCGCACGGGTGACAACGCTACGGTTGCCGGCGCCGGAGCGCTTGACACACGGCCGACGCAACCCGATTGCTACGTGGCTGGATGACCTTGGCCTGTTTGGCAAGCGCAGTTACGAGAAGTTCGTACCCGAAGCGGTGTTCCGCGCTCCCAACGATCAAGTGGCACTGTTCCTGCGGCACTTGTGGGCGACCGACGGATCTGTCCGCTGGGACGCGAAGGCGGGCCAGGGGCGAATCTATTACGCATCGACGAGCCGACGTCTCATCGACGACGTGGCGCAGTTGCTGCTGCGGGTCGGTGTCTTTGCACGGATCAAGCGGGCGCCCAAACTGGGGTACCGCGATTCATGGCACTTGCTCGTCTACGGTGCAGAGAACCAGGCCAGGTTCCTTCGCCACGTCGGTGTGCACGGCGTTAAATCGGTGGCCGCGCAAGAGGTGCTGTCCCACATTGGCGGAATGGTTCGCAACCCGAACCAGGACACCGTGCCGGCCGGCGTGTGGCAACAGATCCGAAAGTTGCTGTCCGACAAGCAGTTAACGCACCGACAATTTGCCACCGCTATGGGTACGCAGTTCTGCGGGTCCACGATGTGGAAGCATGCGCCCAGCCGGTCAAGGTTGCACCGGGCGGCTGCCATCTTGGCAGACCGGGACATTCATGCATTCGCGACCAGCGATGTCTACTGGGACACGGTTGTCGAGATCACCAGCATAGGTGAACAGGATGTTTACGACGGAACCGTCGACGGCACACACAATTTCGTGGCCGACGGCATCAGTGTTCACAATAGTTTGGAACAAGATGCGGACATGGTCATCCTGCTGAACCGGCCCGATGCGTTCGACCGCGACGATCCGCGTGGGGGCGAAGCAGATCTCATTCTGGCAAAACACCGCAACGGCCCGACCAAGACGGTGACTGTGGCACACCAGTTGCACTTGTCGCGATTCGCCAATATGGCGCGGTAG
- a CDS encoding cytochrome P450, whose amino-acid sequence MSGLPPLIDQADLHAVWDDDALAVLRRVRDEAGEAGRMLVHGMDIVVLSGAEAQDAFFAASDEVISESPAAVAMKPILGTGVSYDADSPEERHKHMRPPFTRTKYLRTYPVTVEAEIRDAIARLGDTGSIDVVDFFTELMLYVASAVLVSPRFRAELDREFVDCYRDIDRSNTLVAYRDPYLPIQRFLRRDVSRARIVDIINEILAARARSGPAEQPDLLDYIAHKHRSDEAGTAAEVATSLVVSMLFAAHDTQSTSLAWAMSEAARRPDSVEVMLKELHAVTGGAGELNFDALRSMEQTEAFLKEALRIHPPIPFLLRRTETEYTYKKWTIPAQHYIAVAPALSHQDPELFPAPEEFDTGRYSKDRAEDRQMTAWIPFGAGRHRCVGAPLALLTMKIILPRLLETFDWYTNDPLPANDFTTMISPPREPALLRYVKRR is encoded by the coding sequence GTGAGCGGGCTACCACCGCTGATCGACCAGGCTGACCTGCATGCCGTGTGGGACGACGATGCCCTGGCGGTGTTGCGGCGGGTACGCGACGAGGCCGGCGAGGCGGGACGGATGCTGGTGCACGGGATGGACATCGTGGTGCTTTCCGGCGCTGAGGCCCAAGACGCGTTCTTCGCCGCCTCCGATGAGGTGATCTCGGAGTCACCGGCAGCGGTGGCGATGAAGCCCATCCTCGGAACGGGTGTGTCCTACGATGCGGATTCGCCTGAGGAACGCCACAAGCACATGCGGCCACCGTTCACCCGCACCAAGTATCTGCGCACCTACCCGGTGACCGTGGAAGCCGAAATCCGCGATGCTATCGCCCGTTTGGGCGATACGGGCAGCATCGACGTCGTCGACTTCTTCACCGAACTGATGCTCTATGTGGCCAGTGCGGTGTTGGTCAGCCCGCGCTTCCGCGCAGAACTCGACCGCGAGTTTGTCGACTGCTACCGCGACATCGACCGCTCCAACACGTTGGTGGCATACCGCGATCCCTACCTGCCGATCCAACGCTTCCTCCGCCGCGACGTCTCGCGCGCCCGCATCGTCGACATCATCAACGAAATCCTTGCCGCACGCGCCCGCAGCGGCCCCGCCGAACAGCCGGATCTGCTCGACTACATCGCCCACAAACATCGCAGTGACGAGGCCGGCACGGCCGCCGAGGTGGCCACCTCACTGGTCGTGTCGATGCTGTTCGCTGCCCACGACACCCAGTCGACATCGTTGGCGTGGGCGATGTCAGAGGCCGCCCGCCGCCCCGATTCCGTCGAGGTGATGCTCAAGGAACTCCATGCCGTGACCGGCGGCGCAGGCGAACTGAACTTCGACGCACTGCGCAGCATGGAACAGACCGAAGCCTTCCTCAAGGAAGCACTGCGGATACACCCGCCGATCCCGTTCCTGTTGCGCCGCACCGAAACCGAATACACCTACAAAAAGTGGACGATCCCGGCCCAGCACTACATTGCGGTGGCCCCCGCCTTATCCCACCAGGACCCAGAGCTGTTTCCCGCACCCGAGGAATTCGACACCGGCCGCTACAGTAAGGACCGCGCCGAAGACCGTCAGATGACCGCGTGGATCCCGTTCGGCGCGGGACGACACCGCTGCGTCGGCGCGCCGCTGGCTTTGCTGACCATGAAGATCATCCTTCCCCGCCTGCTGGAGACCTTCGACTGGTATACCAATGACCCGCTGCCCGCCAACGACTTCACCACGATGATCTCCCCGCCCCGCGAACCCGCTCTCCTGCGTTACGTCAAGCGCCGCTAA
- a CDS encoding nuclear transport factor 2 family protein, producing the protein MSDHDIHALVQRWISPAPDGKAVFNIHPDAAEMLTEDAVWQMPPSNPLGAVRGRDAIMKIQTLAKSVYQWDTIKLRPIRVIVEGDQAVAFYEITCRQVIDDEPYACQYAHFLTFRDGKICEIVDLFDSLSWFRQSGHKLESVS; encoded by the coding sequence ATGTCCGACCACGATATTCATGCTTTGGTTCAGCGGTGGATCAGCCCGGCCCCCGACGGCAAAGCGGTGTTCAACATCCATCCCGACGCCGCCGAGATGCTGACCGAGGACGCCGTGTGGCAGATGCCGCCGAGCAACCCGTTGGGGGCTGTGCGCGGCCGCGACGCCATCATGAAGATCCAGACACTGGCGAAGTCGGTGTATCAGTGGGACACCATCAAGCTGCGCCCGATCCGGGTAATTGTCGAGGGCGACCAGGCGGTCGCGTTCTATGAGATCACCTGCCGGCAGGTGATCGACGACGAGCCCTACGCCTGCCAATACGCCCACTTCCTGACTTTCCGCGACGGCAAAATCTGCGAAATCGTCGACCTGTTTGACAGTTTGAGCTGGTTTCGTCAGTCCGGACACAAGCTCGAGTCGGTCTCGTGA
- a CDS encoding ATP-binding protein gives MATPTSRSGWRKGRTARARIAFATAVDWVARLKAAHNAGRLQAELAKLRRIGLLVVHQVGYIPFGQDAANLFFQLVASRYEQASLILTSNLPYASWGDVFGGRVVGAATIDCIVHHADVLTLKGSGYRLEDTGTDTLPFDRARQHATTTWPSFHRRSRPSFRPSSTMAGRGLHPRHHRNWHTAAVPAPSGTRR, from the coding sequence ATGGCAACACCCACCTCGCGATCGGGTTGGCGCAAAGGCCGCACAGCCCGGGCCCGAATCGCGTTCGCCACCGCGGTGGACTGGGTCGCCCGGCTCAAGGCCGCCCACAACGCCGGGCGACTACAGGCCGAGCTAGCCAAGCTGCGCCGCATCGGACTGCTCGTCGTCCACCAGGTCGGCTACATCCCCTTCGGACAGGACGCCGCGAATCTGTTTTTCCAACTGGTCGCCAGCCGCTACGAGCAAGCCTCGCTCATCTTGACCTCCAACCTGCCCTATGCCAGCTGGGGTGACGTCTTCGGAGGTCGAGTGGTAGGCGCGGCCACGATCGACTGCATCGTCCACCACGCCGACGTCCTGACCCTCAAAGGCTCCGGCTACCGCCTCGAGGACACCGGCACCGATACCCTGCCCTTCGACAGAGCCCGACAACACGCCACGACCACGTGGCCTAGTTTTCACCGCCGCTCCCGGCCTAGTTTTCGACCGTCGTCAACAATGGCTGGGCGAGGACTCCACCCACGTCATCATCGAAATTGGCATACAGCAGCAGTGCCAGCTCCAAGCGGGACTCGTAGATGA
- a CDS encoding sulfotransferase family protein, translating into MTSVDELHEKACARAHLEDFGSDSYVEGLTVLVASLSTEARLNDVGRHVLFGKLVKLLVHRLQIEDWYRRHPQIEDEKLLAPLIGVGLPRTGSSALSHLLNEDPQVRSLAAWMTMEPCPPPSTVPSPDPRIAAAQKSIEQQHRAAPGLAAMVPASALGPAECVEMLALDFKSHVFGCFAHVPSYQDWLMHHADLRSAYRYERRVLKLLQWGLPQRPWRLKAPAHLPHIEALTHVFDDARLVCTHRDPVAVMPSCFGLYEATTAMFTDHVDRSLIGKQNIDTWSLGMQRMMRFRDHGGEQRCFDIDHREMQRDPIGVVERLYDWLGQPVTPQFRAGMQQWWRDNAADRQTVTYKPLEAYGQDKARVEAAFAPYIERFITPCGVNSAHGQT; encoded by the coding sequence ATGACCAGCGTCGACGAGCTACACGAAAAGGCCTGCGCCAGAGCCCACTTGGAGGACTTCGGGTCTGACTCCTATGTTGAGGGCCTCACTGTGCTGGTGGCGTCGCTGAGCACCGAAGCGCGTTTGAACGACGTCGGCAGGCACGTGTTGTTCGGCAAGCTGGTCAAGCTTCTTGTGCACCGTTTGCAGATCGAGGATTGGTATCGCCGGCACCCGCAGATCGAGGATGAGAAGCTGCTGGCGCCGTTGATCGGGGTCGGACTTCCCCGCACCGGGTCATCAGCGCTGAGCCACCTGCTCAACGAGGATCCGCAGGTTCGCTCACTGGCCGCCTGGATGACCATGGAACCGTGTCCGCCGCCCTCGACGGTGCCGTCACCGGATCCTCGCATCGCAGCCGCGCAGAAGTCGATCGAGCAACAACACCGGGCCGCTCCCGGACTGGCAGCGATGGTGCCGGCCTCGGCGCTCGGGCCGGCCGAGTGTGTCGAGATGTTGGCCCTGGACTTTAAATCCCACGTGTTCGGCTGCTTCGCCCACGTGCCGAGCTATCAAGACTGGCTCATGCACCACGCCGACCTGCGCAGCGCCTACCGTTATGAACGCAGAGTCCTCAAACTCCTGCAGTGGGGGTTACCGCAGCGTCCGTGGCGATTGAAGGCACCTGCGCACCTGCCCCACATCGAGGCGCTGACCCACGTGTTCGACGATGCAAGATTGGTCTGCACGCATCGCGACCCCGTCGCGGTGATGCCCTCCTGCTTCGGGCTCTACGAAGCGACGACTGCGATGTTCACCGATCATGTGGATCGGTCGCTGATCGGTAAGCAGAACATCGACACGTGGTCGCTGGGCATGCAGCGGATGATGCGCTTCCGTGACCACGGCGGTGAACAGCGCTGCTTTGACATCGATCACCGCGAGATGCAGCGTGATCCGATCGGGGTGGTCGAACGGCTCTATGACTGGCTCGGCCAGCCAGTCACCCCGCAGTTCCGCGCCGGCATGCAGCAGTGGTGGCGCGACAATGCCGCAGATCGCCAAACCGTGACCTATAAACCCCTGGAGGCCTACGGGCAGGACAAAGCAAGGGTAGAAGCCGCGTTCGCGCCCTACATCGAACGCTTCATCACCCCCTGCGGTGTTAACTCGGCGCACGGACAGACATGA
- the rpsF gene encoding 30S ribosomal protein S6, with the protein MRPYEIMVILDPTLDERTVAPSLETFLNVVRKDGGTVEKVDIWGRRRLAYEIAKHAEGIYVVIDLKAAPATVSELDRQLSLNESVLRTKVMRTDKH; encoded by the coding sequence ATGCGTCCATACGAAATCATGGTCATCCTCGACCCCACTCTCGACGAACGCACCGTCGCCCCGTCCCTGGAGACGTTCCTGAACGTCGTCCGCAAAGACGGTGGGACGGTCGAGAAGGTCGACATCTGGGGCCGGCGCCGGCTGGCGTACGAGATCGCCAAGCACGCCGAAGGCATTTACGTGGTCATCGACCTGAAAGCCGCCCCGGCGACCGTCTCCGAGCTCGACCGGCAGTTGAGCCTGAACGAGTCGGTGTTGCGCACCAAAGTGATGCGCACCGACAAGCACTAA
- the rpsR gene encoding 30S ribosomal protein S18, whose translation MAKSTKRRPAPEKPVKARKCVFCAKKDQAIDYKDTTLLRTYISERGKIRARRVTGNCVQHQRDIATAVKNAREVALLPFTSSAR comes from the coding sequence ATGGCTAAGTCCACCAAGCGGCGCCCGGCTCCAGAGAAGCCGGTCAAGGCGCGCAAGTGCGTCTTCTGCGCGAAGAAGGACCAAGCGATCGACTACAAGGACACCACGTTGCTGCGCACGTACATCAGTGAGCGCGGCAAAATTCGGGCGCGCCGGGTGACCGGTAACTGCGTGCAGCACCAGCGAGACATCGCGACCGCGGTGAAGAACGCTCGCGAGGTTGCGCTGCTGCCCTTTACGTCCTCCGCACGCTGA